The following are encoded together in the Pseudodesulfovibrio indicus genome:
- a CDS encoding Fic family protein, which translates to MKPIMPQGKELGPLKDLAQEVLTASAGLEGRVALETAQALGDQLRLINSFYSNLIEGHRTFIPDIEKALNNHYSDDDNCRYAQELCRAHVVAEKTLMEEVRLNPGMNVSSPEMLSRIHREFYSHLPPEHLFTHEENGFTDIEVRPGEFRDLEVAIHRDAGTHGPNYKNLPAHLKQYATEYDVARYHGDEKLIAMAAAHHQLTWLHPFRDGNGRVCRLHSGLFMARSDVNRGNLWSLSRGLSRSRQEYMINLFSVDPAPDDTPESLNERLADFCDFFLGVCLDQIQFMTKQLRLEKIEQRIEWFVRERSQRSTKLPLKASRLLRAAFMQGQIPRGQAPEILNTSETSSRRIVRQLLDEGLLTSESHRAPLKVAFSIHVMPYYFPSLYRPDILGPEYVEMLGSDLPDM; encoded by the coding sequence TTGAAGCCAATCATGCCGCAAGGCAAAGAGCTTGGCCCTCTCAAGGACCTCGCCCAGGAAGTCTTGACAGCCTCGGCAGGCCTGGAAGGCCGCGTAGCGCTTGAAACGGCCCAGGCCCTCGGGGATCAGTTGCGCCTCATCAACTCCTTTTACAGCAACCTCATCGAAGGGCATCGAACCTTTATCCCGGACATTGAGAAGGCCCTGAACAACCATTACAGCGACGATGACAATTGCCGGTACGCCCAAGAGCTTTGCCGGGCGCACGTTGTCGCAGAAAAGACGCTTATGGAAGAAGTACGGCTGAATCCGGGCATGAATGTCAGCTCGCCGGAAATGCTGAGCCGTATCCATAGAGAGTTTTATTCCCACCTTCCACCGGAGCACCTGTTCACGCATGAAGAAAACGGGTTCACCGACATCGAGGTCCGACCTGGCGAATTCCGGGATCTCGAAGTGGCGATCCACAGGGACGCTGGGACCCATGGGCCGAATTACAAGAACCTCCCCGCTCACCTGAAACAGTATGCCACTGAATATGATGTGGCCCGGTATCACGGAGATGAAAAGCTGATTGCTATGGCCGCAGCTCACCATCAGCTTACCTGGCTCCATCCATTTCGAGACGGCAACGGCCGTGTATGTCGTCTCCATTCCGGACTGTTCATGGCCCGATCCGACGTCAATCGCGGCAACCTGTGGTCACTTTCCCGGGGGCTTTCAAGAAGTAGACAGGAATATATGATTAACTTGTTTTCCGTTGATCCCGCCCCTGACGACACACCTGAATCGCTGAATGAGCGTCTGGCTGATTTCTGCGATTTTTTTCTAGGAGTCTGTCTTGACCAAATTCAGTTCATGACCAAGCAATTACGACTAGAAAAGATCGAACAGCGCATAGAGTGGTTTGTCCGAGAGCGCTCGCAAAGAAGCACCAAGCTCCCCCTCAAGGCGTCACGTTTGCTAAGGGCGGCATTCATGCAAGGGCAGATTCCCAGGGGCCAAGCGCCTGAGATTCTTAATACAAGTGAGACCTCATCCCGAAGGATTGTCCGGCAGCTCTTGGACGAAGGGTTATTAACATCTGAAAGTCACCGCGCCCCTCTCAAGGTGGCATTCTCCATCCATGTCATGCCGTACTACTTCCCCTCTTTGTATCGCCCGGATATCTTGGGACCAGAATATGTCGAAATGCTCGGTTCGGATTTGCCGGACATGTAG
- a CDS encoding anti-phage dCTP deaminase, with protein MEAKDLLAVAKKGRSLGYKSFVERKTPELVFVFVEPIGGGAVQAVEELKRKLKSPRFDYKIHEISLSKELDVEAKAQGIPEPPLHEMLENLHPNISLEAKRINRLQQLGNTLRDRRGNDFLARVAINRIAEYRMKHGMEQAQGGVPVPKPLRVAHVIKSIKHKEELTLLKAVYGELLTLIAVSGDHDQQVHNFHPEANTQEQNKRLRKEYEVLSAIDQDEGIDNGQQVRDIFYRANLFLNNDRASIDQSLTTFLDLLFGIKISSPSIDERMMFEAFSASWRSTCLSRQVGAAISDESGELVSIGWNDIPFFGGGLATDFEGKGKDALCKSKGRCRSSEEIEKMLKNMYERLQDADLILKKASFKKVKAVLKKAGVSELIEFSRAIHAEMEALLSAARTAKAGISGGTIYVTTYPCENCAKHLITAGIKKIVYIEPYPKSRVLAFFSDFIAEDNKPAGENQVSVSQFVGISHESYPLLFKKRFARKGKDGRCIDSGEKPIPITNVYLDSYTLYESSIAQEVSDESKGSAATSN; from the coding sequence ATGGAAGCTAAAGATTTACTAGCTGTAGCGAAGAAAGGGCGATCTCTCGGATATAAGTCATTTGTTGAAAGGAAAACTCCAGAATTGGTATTTGTTTTTGTGGAACCAATTGGCGGTGGGGCCGTTCAGGCAGTTGAAGAATTAAAGCGAAAATTGAAAAGTCCCCGTTTCGATTACAAGATTCACGAAATATCACTTAGTAAAGAACTTGATGTAGAGGCGAAAGCACAAGGAATACCAGAGCCGCCGTTGCATGAAATGCTGGAAAATCTACATCCGAATATCTCTTTGGAAGCTAAGAGGATTAACCGCCTTCAGCAACTAGGTAACACCTTGCGGGATAGGCGCGGAAATGATTTTCTTGCCAGAGTCGCAATAAATCGAATCGCAGAATATAGGATGAAGCATGGTATGGAGCAGGCACAAGGGGGGGTTCCTGTTCCAAAACCTTTACGCGTGGCCCATGTTATTAAGTCTATCAAACATAAAGAAGAGTTGACTTTACTCAAGGCTGTCTACGGGGAGTTGCTAACATTAATTGCTGTTAGCGGAGACCATGATCAACAAGTCCACAATTTCCACCCAGAGGCAAATACACAAGAACAAAATAAGAGGCTTAGAAAGGAATATGAAGTATTGTCCGCCATTGATCAAGATGAGGGCATTGATAACGGCCAGCAGGTCCGCGATATCTTTTACAGGGCAAACTTGTTCCTCAATAATGATCGAGCTTCAATAGATCAGTCTTTGACTACCTTTTTAGACTTATTGTTTGGCATTAAAATTAGTAGTCCTAGCATTGATGAGAGGATGATGTTTGAAGCATTTTCAGCTAGCTGGAGATCTACCTGCCTATCAAGGCAGGTCGGCGCTGCTATTTCAGATGAAAGTGGTGAATTGGTCTCCATTGGTTGGAATGATATTCCGTTCTTTGGAGGGGGGTTGGCGACAGATTTTGAAGGAAAGGGAAAAGATGCTCTTTGCAAGAGTAAGGGAAGATGTCGAAGTTCAGAAGAAATTGAAAAGATGCTGAAAAATATGTACGAAAGGCTCCAAGATGCTGATTTAATATTAAAAAAAGCATCTTTCAAGAAGGTGAAAGCGGTATTAAAAAAAGCCGGTGTTTCAGAGCTGATAGAGTTTTCCAGAGCAATTCATGCAGAGATGGAAGCGTTGTTGAGTGCGGCAAGGACGGCTAAGGCCGGTATAAGTGGGGGCACTATCTACGTGACCACATACCCTTGTGAAAATTGTGCAAAGCATTTGATTACAGCCGGTATTAAAAAAATAGTGTATATTGAGCCATACCCTAAAAGCAGGGTCTTGGCTTTTTTTTCAGATTTCATCGCTGAGGACAATAAGCCTGCGGGCGAAAATCAAGTATCTGTTTCTCAGTTTGTCGGCATTTCGCATGAATCATACCCTTTGCTGTTTAAGAAAAGGTTTGCTAGAAAAGGAAAGGACGGCAGGTGTATTGATAGTGGGGAGAAGCCAATTCCCATTACCAACGTATATTTAGACAGCTATACTCTGTATGAGAGTTCAATCGCGCAGGAGGTTAGCGATGAGTCAAAAGGATCAGCTGCGACTTCCAATTGA
- a CDS encoding DUF2806 domain-containing protein, with protein MGEENIGLPVKISVEADLTKSCEQLAEATPKGCRKIAHLLWGKRDANVTRHKALTLAQTKMDVEKVLAGRLEYRDGELVQAGACSKTIGSEYWQRAIEQGVGNVAGNVRVAIQALADIPNDQVSDEDVAPDWFARWRREAEVVGDEDIQRLWGRLLAEEVKKPKSISYRTLDVLKNISISEANLFMKIAPFVIFGILPCNPANNEYPDNITTNDIIVLNNAGLIHQSTFGVRRSSGLKGVADGEDFTFVECGEVVFCEFLRSDEISISGLVLTDAGEQILKICDAKWFSVDSAGILWGHVQSYINPKKGFFRVYKMDRDRNIGEPVCEVDRS; from the coding sequence ATGGGCGAAGAAAATATTGGCTTGCCAGTTAAGATATCAGTTGAAGCTGATTTGACAAAATCATGTGAACAGCTGGCGGAAGCAACCCCAAAGGGATGTAGGAAGATTGCGCATTTGTTGTGGGGTAAACGAGATGCAAATGTCACTCGGCATAAGGCCTTGACCCTTGCACAGACCAAAATGGATGTCGAAAAAGTTCTAGCGGGGCGATTGGAATACCGTGATGGAGAACTTGTTCAGGCGGGGGCCTGTTCAAAGACAATAGGGAGCGAATACTGGCAGCGTGCTATAGAGCAGGGTGTCGGTAATGTGGCAGGGAATGTTCGTGTTGCCATTCAGGCGTTAGCTGATATTCCCAATGATCAAGTTTCAGATGAAGATGTGGCACCGGATTGGTTTGCTCGTTGGCGCAGAGAGGCGGAGGTGGTCGGCGATGAAGATATTCAGCGTCTTTGGGGCAGGTTGCTCGCTGAAGAAGTAAAAAAACCAAAGTCCATAAGCTATAGGACGTTGGATGTGTTAAAAAACATATCGATATCGGAAGCTAATTTGTTTATGAAGATAGCCCCTTTTGTTATATTTGGAATATTGCCATGTAACCCAGCTAATAACGAATATCCAGACAATATTACTACTAACGATATAATAGTATTAAATAATGCTGGGTTAATTCATCAGAGTACTTTTGGGGTGAGGAGAAGCTCGGGACTCAAAGGGGTCGCCGACGGGGAAGACTTTACATTTGTGGAGTGCGGTGAAGTGGTGTTTTGTGAATTTTTACGATCAGATGAAATATCTATATCTGGTCTTGTATTGACAGATGCTGGAGAGCAAATATTAAAAATATGTGATGCAAAATGGTTTAGTGTTGACAGTGCAGGCATTCTTTGGGGGCATGTGCAGAGTTATATTAATCCTAAGAAAGGGTTTTTCCGGGTATATAAAATGGATAGGGATCGAAATATTGGTGAACCCGTATGTGAAGTCGATAGGTCGTGA
- a CDS encoding DUF554 domain-containing protein, translating to MLPIGSIVNACAIIGGATIGCLLQSRFPERIRSIVFQGLGLCVLLIGIQMALKVQNILIVIFAVLLGGITGEWLRLDTLLERAGNRFKKLVRSKNATFTDGLVTTSLLFCIGAMAIVGSLEEGIRGDATVIYTKSILDGFAAIAFAATYGTGVIFSFIPVLLYQGTITLGASFFQQYFSDMMIAQITGCGGLLIVGIGINLLELTEIRLANLLPSLVYVIVLTFFFA from the coding sequence ATGCTGCCCATCGGTTCCATCGTCAACGCCTGCGCCATCATCGGCGGCGCCACCATCGGCTGCCTCCTGCAGTCCCGATTCCCGGAGCGCATCCGCTCCATCGTATTCCAGGGACTGGGGCTGTGCGTGCTGCTCATCGGCATCCAGATGGCCCTCAAGGTGCAGAACATCCTGATCGTCATCTTCGCCGTGCTCCTGGGCGGCATCACCGGCGAATGGCTGCGGCTGGACACCCTGCTGGAGCGGGCGGGCAACCGGTTCAAGAAGCTGGTCCGGTCCAAGAACGCAACCTTCACCGACGGGCTCGTGACCACCTCCCTGCTCTTCTGCATCGGAGCCATGGCCATCGTCGGCTCCCTGGAGGAAGGCATCCGGGGCGACGCCACCGTCATCTACACCAAGTCCATCCTCGACGGATTCGCGGCCATCGCCTTTGCCGCCACCTACGGCACGGGCGTCATCTTCTCCTTCATCCCGGTACTGCTCTACCAGGGGACCATCACCCTGGGCGCCTCCTTCTTCCAGCAGTACTTCTCGGACATGATGATCGCCCAGATCACCGGGTGCGGCGGCCTGCTCATCGTCGGCATCGGCATCAACCTGCTGGAGCTGACCGAGATTCGGCTGGCCAACCTGCTCCCCTCCCTGGTCTACGTGATCGTCCTGACCTTCTTCTTCGCATAA